The Nyctibius grandis isolate bNycGra1 chromosome 14, bNycGra1.pri, whole genome shotgun sequence genome segment ctggagggtctgacctacgaggaacggctgagggagctgggggtgtttagcctggagaagaggaggctcagaggagaccgtagtgcagtctacaactacctgaagggaggttgtagcgcagtgggagtcggcctcttctcccaggcaaccagcgctaggacaagaggacacagcctcaagcttggccaggggaggttcaggttggacattaggaagcatttcttctcagcaagggtcattagccattggaaggggctgcccagggaggtggtggagtccccatctctggaggggtttaagacaagcctggccatggcacttagtgccctggtctagttgccatggtggtgtgagggcaatggttggactcgatgatcccagagggctcttccaacctcattgattctgtgatgggcGCGGGGGGCAGAGGAAGGCTCTGCCACCGGGCATGGGGATGGTGCCGCTGGCTGCCCTCCCTCCACCCGTCCCCGCAGGAGTACCCgctggcagccctggctgggacTGCCTGCCGCTGCGGCTTCCCCACCACGCTCTTCACGCTGCACGAGCGCGAGGACGAGCAGCTCTGCGCCCAGAAATGCGCCGGCGAGGAGTTCGAGAGCTGCGGCACCGCCGAATACCTCCTCGTCTACCAGACCCAAGTGCAAGGTGAGCAGGGGGGGGGACGCAGGGACCACGCCAGCGTGGGTGCCAGCACCGGGTCCCAACCCCTTCCTGGAGATGCCAGCAGAAAGCGAGCGTGAGCTTGCAGCATCTCTTGGGCTTTCATTAATgaccatttattttaatttcttgggCAATCAGTCCTCCCCTGCCCAAACAGCTTTAATTGCTGCCCCCCTCAGCTGCAGGGGAGAGCAGTTTGCCATCTGCCTCCAGCGCGATCCCTCCTCGCCGGCGCTTGTCCCTCCTTGTCACCAGCAGTGCCAGTGAGCTGGAGCTTtgccagctggggaggggacaagCTCCAGGGGGAaaatatgggggaaaaaagctgtgaCCAGGGAGAAAGTCCTCGGGAGGCTGCGCAGAGAGGGCTCCTGTCCCCACCGCCCAGCAGGTCCCGGTGGTGGGACCAATGGTGACAGGGAGGCACAGAGTGAGGGGAAACCTGTCCCTGGGAGAGGAAGGGCTGAGTGGAGCAAGCGAGGACTCGGGTTCGGGTGGTTTTGCTTCAGAGTGGCTCGGTATTGACGTGatcctgaagggaggttgtagtggagtgggagtcggcctcttctcgcAGGCtactagcaacaggacaagaggacacagccgcaagctttgccaggggagggtcaggttggacattaggaagcatttcttctcagcaagggtcattagccattggaaggggctgcccagggaggtggtggagtcaccatctctggaggtgtttaagaaaagcctggccatggcacttagtgccctggtctagttgccatggtggtgtgagggcaatggttggactcgatgatcccagagggctcttccaacctcattgattctgtgattctgtgtcgGTGTTTGAGCACCTCCTGCCCTCTTCTTAggacttttttgggggggttagGACTCTGTGGAGTGTTCAGGACTCGTTGGGGTGTCCCCGTGTGCTTTAGGCAGGGCGCCAGTCCCTGTAGCAGCCGCTCCTCGCACCCTGCCCCGGCACCTTcccgggggcagcaggagggtaTCTCTGTAGGAAGGGCACGTTACGGTGCCGCAGCCCTGACGTGCCTCGGCCGGTTCTCGCCTCAGACAACCGCTGCATGGACAGGAGGTTTCTCCCCACCCGTGCCAAGCAGCTGGTGGCCCTGGCCAGCTTCCCCGGCGCCGGCAACACCTGGGCACGTCACCTGATCGAGCTGGCCACCGGCTTCTACACCGGCAGCTACTACTTCGACGGGTCTCTCTACAACAAAGGTGAGAGGGGGGTTCATTGCCGGGGGTGCACCGGTCCCACCTGAGCTGGGAGAAGGTCCTGGTGCCACCCCTTGGGTCTGCAGGATGGGGAGGGCAGCGCTGGGTACCACCAGTGCTGCTCCATGGGATGGTTTGCGCTGGATGTGTCCTGGTTTAAAGGGCATCAGAGGGACCCAACAGCGTGTGTGCCCTGCCCGTAACCTCCCCGTGCTGCCCACTAACCTTGGCCAGGACCGATTTGGGGCAGAACTGGGGTTTCTCCATCACACTGGTGGTTTTTAACCCGCTGTGGGGGTTGGAACTTTCTAGAGGAGGAACTGGAGCAGCTCCGACCCTGGCAAACGAGGCAATTCCTGCATTTTTGTACACCAAGAAAAGGCCGGTGGGGTTTTGTGATCAGATTTCCCCAAGAGCTGGCGTTCGTGGGCTTGGCActcccagctccagcaaagaaattatttccattggGGACAGGGATGCAAATTCTATTTCAAGCCTCAACTTCTTTTATCCAACCTGATACCCCCCCATCATTCCCTTTCCCCACTTCacttatattatttttatgacCCTCAGCACCGGCTGCTCCTCACCGCTTGCTCTGTCCCAGCAGGGTTCAAGGGCGAGAGGGACCACTGGCGAAGTGGGAGGACCATTTGCATCAAGACCCACGAAAGCGGCCAGAAGGAGATCGAATCCTTCGACTCGGCCATCCTGCTCATCCGAAACCCCTACAAGGCCCTGATGGCCGAGTTCAACCGTAAATACGGCGGCCACATCGGCTTCGCCGCTCACACCCACTGGAAGGGCAAAGGTAGGCTGGGGGGCTTGGCTGCCCCTACCCTGATCCCACAGGACCTGGGGGGAGAGCTCCAGCCCAGCTGTTGTGAAAGCCCAGCAGAGCCTGAGTCTGGTCCCCACGGGGAAGCCCAGGCTGTGGCACCCCTTTGGGGTCCCCATATCTCCTGGCACGACCTGCAGCATCGCCTTGCATGGCTgtgggtggggtgggatgggacgggatggggaaggggagatgCTCGGTGCTGCGTTGGGTCacaagggcagcagcagagaggtggCAGCGCCCAGGGATCATGGGTCTGGCAGCAGCCTGGTGCCAGCGGGGAGGGAATGGGTCGGGTGGGCAGGAGCTCAAGGACTCAGACTCTGCCCCTtctccagagcagctctgtggggcCGAGGGCAGCTGGCCTGAACACTTGTCTGGGCAGGTGGGGAGCAAGGAGAGGTTCAAACACCACCAGGATCCATCTGACATCTCCATCCATCGCCTGGTGGGCACATGCATCTCTGTGCTCCCACCAAAGCCAGGTCCCAGCAGGACCACCCTGCCTTGGGGGCGTGCCAGGAGAGGACGGGTTCTGCCCATCCACTGACATCTCACCCATGCCTGAGCTTCTAATTAGTGGGAGGAAGGTCTCCCCCAGACCCCCGTTACCTGTCCTTGCCCAGGGCAGAGCGCAGGAGGATGGAGCTGGCCGAGGCGCAGGGGGTCCCCGGCTGGGGGAAGCCCCCTGCCCCATTGCCGTGGTAGCTGGAGCGGTGGCAGCCTCCAGTCTGGCCCTGGGGACCAGGCGGTGCCAGGGTGTTATTTCGGTGCACCCAGAGCCGGTACCTTTCCCAGGCACAGGCGTGTAGTGGAGGCTTGTTAATTATAGCAATTTACAAATTGCTGTTGTGGAATTGACTTCATTGGAAAGAGTTAAAATATTTAGCTTGATTGAACATCTGCTACCCTTAATCCAGAGTTTATTTAAGGGGAGCTGTTGCTCTGGTGGCTGTTATGTGCCTGGATTTCGTTATCACCATGTGCTTGcagtgctggggacagcccagcgcctctctccccaccaccccgtGCCATAAAACCAGGGAGGAGAAATGTCCCACAGCTTCATCGGTGGCTTTTCTCCCTGGGCAGGTCCCTGGGCCGGTGCTGGGGGGgattttccttccccctccccgttCCCAGCCCTGGGTGCCGTGAAACCCCCGTTCGGTTCCGTGACATTAATTTTACGATATCCCTGGAGCGGTTCCAAAGCAAAGTTTTATGTGATCTGATTACACGAGGTGaattgtcctgtatgtgtttaATGAAACAGATACTGTATTTAATGATTCTCTAGGGAATTAAATACAGTTAAGGTATTAATCAGGCATTggttttggggcaggggggggggcAAGAGGAAGAGGCAGGTACCCAGAGCTTTTATGCATCGTGAGGCAGATGTACATGGCACTGCCAGGAGGGCTGTGGCTTATtgttgatcacagaatcacagaatcaatgaggttggaagagccctctgggatcatcgagtccaaccattgccctgacaccaccacgtcaactagaccagggcactaagtgccatgtccagtcttttcttaaacccgtccagagatggtgactccaccacctccctgggcagccccttccaatggctaatgacccttgctgagaagaaatgcttcctaatgtccaacctgaccctcccctggccaagcttgaggctgtgtcctcttagTGGGGGCACCCACTAACCCGTGTCCTCTGCTCCTTCCAGAGTGGCCGGAGTTCGTGGCCAACTACGCGCCGTGGTGGGCGACGCACACCCTGGACTGGCTGCGCTACGGCAGGAGGGTGCTGGTGGTGCACTTTGAGGACCTGAAGCGGGACCTCTTCGCCCAGCTGCAGCGGATGGTGAGGCTGCTGGGCACTGCCACCTCCGAGGACAGGCTGCTCTGCGTCGAGGGGCAGAAGGACGGCAACTTCAAGCGCTCCGGCTTGAGGAAACTGGAGTACGACCCTTACACCCCCGAGATGAGGAAGATGATCAGCGGCTACATCAAAACGGTGGACGCGGCTCTGAAGCTCCGCAACCTCTCGGGGGTCCCGGATGACTATTGCCCGAGGTGATGGGGGGAACCTGGCCCTGCGGGGCGAGGAAAGGCTCGCTCTCCGCGGCCTCTGCCTACTTCCACCCAGTGGGTGGCTTCTCTTTTAATTCTTCATCTGCTGCTATTAGCTGCTAATCACCTCCCTGCATGAGCAACACGCGGTCCCCAGCCACTGGGGGGGACACTGGCACCGTGGGGGTGATGCTCCGGGGGATCCCGGGCGGAGTTTATGGAAGCAGGGAAGGCTGCGCTGGGGAGAGCGATGTGTGTCCCCTGTGTGCCATCCCTTGGCTCCGTGGGGACCCTCCGGGAGCCTGGAGacggggggtccctggggtgtccccagccgCAGCACTGGGCAATGTTGCTGCTCCAGCCCCGGGGAACCCGTGACCCCCACCCAGGGGGCTGCAGTGACCCTGACCTtgggctgcaggtgggagcCAGCCCTGTGTGTGTGGATGATGCTCAAGAGGGGGCCGTTGACACTGGACTGAGGAGCTGATGGGACCCACAAGCTTGTCTGTGCCTCATTTCAGAAGCTTCAGAGCCCGAACAACCCCCCCAGAAGCAGTTTGGGGGAACATGAGCGGGGGCTGTGCTGCCACCCAGCACATCAAACCCATGTGGCAAACCCTGGGGCTGAGCTTTGGGGAGTCCCTCTGCCCAGACCCCGTCCCACAGTGggtcccctgcccaccccctcGCCTGCTGCCTGCCCACGAGCAAGCAAAGCCAAAGGGACGATGCCGGGCGCCAGGCTGGCTTTGTGCAGAGCTGCATGCGGTCCCCAGCTGTGTCCCTGCCCCGTGCCACCctcccagcctgtccctgtcctgGCTTTGCTGCAAACGAGCttcccccccagcccttccaGCCCGCGAGTCCCCTTTGGATGTAGGTGCACAAGCCATACGTTGTCCGCAGCCTTTTCTAGCGTTAAGTGTTGAACGGCCGCATTTTAGCTCTTGGTCTTGATAGAAATACACGCACAGGTTGAAATCCAGAGACACGGTTTGATCTATATtcaaagagagaggagaaaactccacggagaaaaaggagaatttaaataaaatatatttttctaacgTGTGTACGGAGCAGACGTGGGCAGCGATCCCGGGGGCTGGAGTGCTCTTGGGGCTGGAGGGCTCCTGTTCCTTTGCACAGAGGGGTGTGAGGGTGTTTGTGGGGAGCAGCTGCCCTCGGTTTAACCCTTCCCTTGATGAATGGCTGGAGGTTTTCTAGGAGAGCGGGTGAGCCCCGTCCCTGCAGTGGGCATCGAGCTGACCCCACGCTCCTTGGCTCgtggcagccctggggctgcttaCCTTGGGCAGAACAACTCCTCAGGTCCACATCCAGCTATTAAAGGAGAGTTTTAGTTGCTATTCTGCCTTCCCAGGAGTTTGTGGGGCCACCTGAGCACCCCGAtacccccccaccaccccagagCGGGGGCTGGATGTCCCCCGGGATGCGGGAGCGAGCGGCGGGCCGCTCCTCTCCCACTGCCTTTACTCCCATTAATGTTAATCCCACATCTAAACCACCGGCACCCCAACCAAAGCAGCTCCTTCTTGGGAGTTTTATTCCCTTTATAGTGTCCTTAATGACAGGTTTATTGGGGTGCGTGGTGGGAGCAGTGAGATTCACTGCAGGCTTTATTCCCATCCTTCCTTGGCCCCGGAGCAAGAGCAGGCTCGGTGTgatttattccttttctcttgGCTCATCGCCCTCTTCTCAGGAGTTGGTgaaataccttatttttttaacagtgttgGTTTTGCAGCGATGGAGACACGTGATTTGTTCTGACAGGCGACATCTGAGGAAGGGACAGCGTTCCCTTCCGCCCCCACGGAAGTAATCAAACCCAAAAAGCCAATTAATCTCCGAGATAAAACAATTAAGGGATGACATTGAGTGCAGCCAACGTGCACAGGGTCCTGTAAGGTGGAAGGGGAGGTTGGGACTGGGGAGGGGATGCCCTGgacccccacagccccagggcATCGCCACCTCTGCCAAACCTGATAGCAGGACAGAGGTGACTCCCCGAGCACCAGCACTGTCAGGtacctctttatttttttcccctgtggctttatttttttttatttat includes the following:
- the WSCD2 gene encoding sialate:O-sulfotransferase 2 isoform X2, with translation MAKLLVKLQRYFRRKPVRFFTLLALYLAAGSLVFLHSGFAGEPTVPGSQRGASEGPGLPYLGVMQLSRGFKAAATMPAGGRRHGPWFKSTSKEPAERGKAGEHGGTRSWALRGRSGREKEEDRARYIGCYVDSTRRRTLRGVSFFDYKKMTVFRCQDNCAERGYLYAGLEFGAECYCGHKVQASNVSESECNMECKGERSRTCGGANRLSIYRLELAQESARRYGSAIFRGCFRRPDNVSIALPVSQRMLNMSVDQCVDFCTEKEYPLAALAGTACRCGFPTTLFTLHEREDEQLCAQKCAGEEFESCGTAEYLLVYQTQVQDNRCMDRRFLPTRAKQLVALASFPGAGNTWARHLIELATGFYTGSYYFDGSLYNKGFKGERDHWRSGRTICIKTHESGQKEIESFDSAILLIRNPYKALMAEFNRKYGGHIGFAAHTHWKGKEWPEFVANYAPWWATHTLDWLRYGRRVLVVHFEDLKRDLFAQLQRMVRLLGTATSEDRLLCVEGQKDGNFKRSGLRKLEYDPYTPEMRKMISGYIKTVDAALKLRNLSGVPDDYCPR
- the WSCD2 gene encoding sialate:O-sulfotransferase 2 isoform X1, which produces MAKLLVKLQRYFRRKPVRFFTLLALYLAAGSLVFLHSGFAGEPTVPGSQRGASEGPGLPYLGVMQLSRGFKAAATMPAGGRRHGPWFKSTSKEPAERGKAGEHGGTRSWALRGRSGREKEEDREEEAQRYIGCYVDSTRRRTLRGVSFFDYKKMTVFRCQDNCAERGYLYAGLEFGAECYCGHKVQASNVSESECNMECKGERSRTCGGANRLSIYRLELAQESARRYGSAIFRGCFRRPDNVSIALPVSQRMLNMSVDQCVDFCTEKEYPLAALAGTACRCGFPTTLFTLHEREDEQLCAQKCAGEEFESCGTAEYLLVYQTQVQDNRCMDRRFLPTRAKQLVALASFPGAGNTWARHLIELATGFYTGSYYFDGSLYNKGFKGERDHWRSGRTICIKTHESGQKEIESFDSAILLIRNPYKALMAEFNRKYGGHIGFAAHTHWKGKEWPEFVANYAPWWATHTLDWLRYGRRVLVVHFEDLKRDLFAQLQRMVRLLGTATSEDRLLCVEGQKDGNFKRSGLRKLEYDPYTPEMRKMISGYIKTVDAALKLRNLSGVPDDYCPR